In Nodosilinea sp. PGN35, the genomic stretch GAATGTTGGCCCCCAGCCAGATCAGCACGAAGGGGAAGGCGCGGCGTACGTACCGGGCCATGATGAATGCCAACTGGGGCTGGCGCACCAGGCTGTAGGAGAGGGTCAGCCACAGGCCGATGGCGGCATAGCATACAGCCAGAATAATGCCGAGCCGGGGCAGGGTGGTGCTGGCAAACAGGGGAATGTAGATGGCCAGGTTGTTGCCGCCGTTGGCCAGGGTCACCGCCGATACTTTGTAGGTCTGGGGGTCGCGCAGGGTGTGCCACAGGGAGGTCTGCCGCACTTTGCGGTAGTGGGGGTTGGTGGGGTTGGCGATCGACACGTCTACTGTTTCGTCTTCGTCCATGGTTTGGCGGCTGAGCAGGGCGTTGACGCCAATGGCGATGGGCAAGAAGCCCAGCAGGCCAATCCACACGTGGTCGATCATCAGCCCGGCCAAAAAGCCTAGCAGGCTGATCGCCACCAGCACCGAGAAGCCCAAGACCTCACCGACGACCACGTGGCGAGGCCGAAAGGTGCGGTTGGTTTTGCTGAAGAACATGGTCAGGTAGATGTTGTCGTCGAAGGTGGTGGCGGTGGCGGTGGCCGCTCCGAGCATGACGGTCGGTACAATCCAGTCCATGGGTGACCCCCTGAAGGAAGAACACCCTAAATTTACGGGGGGTAAAAACTAAGAGCAAACGCTCTTTTTTGTGGAAACGATAAATTGCGGTTATGGATTAGTGATCTACAAACTCATAGGGGAAGATAATAAATTTGACCATCCAGATCCCCCGATGTAGCACACTCCAGAACCATGAAAAGATCTTCAATTACTCTGCCGATGGATGCATCTGTATGAATCTCAATTACTCCTGGCATGGCGAGATTATTGACTAACCTTTCGTAGGCAAAGCGAGTAATTGTAGCAACGTCATGGGTGAGCAAAACACGTCCTTCATTAGCAGCCCACTCAAGCACAATAGGATCGTCTTCTCCCGATAGGTCGATATCTTGAACACGGACAATGTCTATGTCTGGATTGCGACGCAGTAGCCCTCGAATGATTGTATTATCTAAATTTTCATCGGCCAGCAGCTTGATCATTCTTGTTGCTCAACTCTGCGGGCCAGCAAGCGATCGCGCAAGCCCTGAGGATCAAAACGCGCCTCATTCATTTGCCGAATCTCTTGAGCTTGCTGCTGTCTCTGCTGAAGATATTCCTCTACATCTTCTTGGTGGTTGAGGTAGAAGGCAATTGAGGCATAAACATCACCCAACTTCAGGGAGGGATAGCGATGCACAATTTCTTCTGCGGTTGCCCCGTGCTTGAATACAGCAACAATGGTGTCTAAAGTTACTCGCGTTCCACCTACTCGCACTGTGCCATCAGAACTTGTAGCTAGAGGTAAGGGTTCAGCTTTGATTGCAAGGGCCATAATATGAAGGATTAAGGTGCTGAGGAAACAATTCTCGCAAATCCAAAGGTCTACTGAATATTCAGCAATATTTAAGCAACCACCTGTTGAAAAAGCGCTTTAGTTAAATAGAGCATGATTAGGCTCAGTTAATTTTTCTACAGACATTCAGTCAAAATCCCGAAATCTATCCGAGATGCTGACAGAACCTACTTATTCTTTAAATTCAAATTTGTTCGTGCACAGGTACACCGAAATGATTCTCCGTCTCCTCTGAGTGGGCTTACATACAGCCAAGTCTCACACTGCTCACAATAAATAAGAGATAGGAGTTCTCTATATGCCTTAACCACTGGCATAAAATCTTCCCTAGAAAAATTTTCCCACTCATTATAGTGAACTGCTGGGTTAATAGCCCACTGTTCCATACTCACAGCTTTCTGCCTGGCTTGAAAATCTGACAATAATACTTCGGCTCGCTTTTCTGCATCGTTGTCTTTCCATGACTGTGCAGCTTTTTTGGCAGTCTTCAGATATTGTGGAATGCGAGACAAGGCAGATGGTAGTAATCCTCCCAGATCATAATTACCATCCCCTTTGAATGTGACTTGCGCCCTCAAAGGCTCGGCAATTTCTCGAGCCACATATTCTAAGTGACGCCTGAGTTTTGCAGCAGCAGCAGATACATTATTATTTCTCAAATCCTCATCAATTTCAGCCCAAATCTCTGGAGATTCAGCTGCTAGAGGACCATGTTCAACTGTCCAACTCCGAAAGATGACAGACGATTTTCTAGAAATCAGCCCATGTGCAACCATCTGTCGGTGCCAGGCTTGTTCATGGGTTGTAAGAACAAACTGTGTCCCAGGAAACTTTTCCTTGAAGAGACGACAGACTTCACGACGATGCTGTGTATCCACTGACATTACAACGTCATCAAGTACTACAAATGTGAATTCATCTCGCAGCAATTGACGCATGAGAGCCAAATATAAACATAGCCCCATGCTATCTTGATGACCTTCACTATGATAAGCACTTGGTGGAAATAATCCACGACTATAAAAGTCCACTTCAAGATTTAACGTTGCTTCTTTATGCTCAAGCTTTGCTCTGAACTGTGATTCGTCTTCGTGATTAACAAAACAGTAGTAGTCTGCAAGGTTTGATTCCACCTGAGAGTATAGGCCACCGAGTGTCTCTTCAACAGCTTTGTTATACATTTTAAGAGCGATGCTTGCTGCGTCACTAGCTTGCTTCTTGCGGTTCACCTCATATTTCGCTTCGCGGCACTTTTGACGCCGTTCTTCTGCAATTATTAGAAAATCTCGAGCTTCTAACTCACGGCTGTTATTGGGCCTAGCTAAAACAGCTGAATGTACAGCAGAAATCGCATCAGTGAACTTAGAATTGGTTTGCTTGTAAAGCTTTCTGACCTCATCCTCCGCCTCTAATAGCCCCTCAATTTTTGCAATTTTTAAAGCAGTAGACTCTAACATTGAAGCCCACTCATCGAGATTTTCTCCTTCCTCGTTCTTGCCCACTGCACAAGCAATATTTTTAGCTCTTCTAAGTAACTCAACTGTGCGTCTAATATGGGTTTGCAATCGGCTGGCAGCTTTTACCAGGTTGTCACATGTTACTTGGGCTGTTTTTGCCCTTTCAATTTTCATCTGAATGTGCACGACAAGAGAGTCGAATTCCCATTCTGTATCACAGAGTGGACAAGCATCCTCATCTTCAGTAAAGAGATCAAGGCCTTGCTTATAAAAATTTGCTCGCTTTAGTTGCTGGAGAAGATCAAGATCTTGATTGAGGAAATCAAATTGAACAACGCATTCACTTACACAGCTTAATACATCTGGTGACTTGAGGTGCTTTTCGAGAGAATCAAGGTCACTCAAGGCAGTAGATTGAGAAAAAGGTTGGACCACATCGCTTTGCGTATCAAGTCCGTCGCTAACCTTTGTAGCTTCTGTAAGCTCTATCAGATCTGGAAGATTGAGTATTTGGCGTTTGGAATTGATTGCAGAAAGAATGGTTTCTACAGTCAACTGCTGGACTCCCAAATGTTGTTTAAGATCATTGGCTGCTGCCGTGAAGTTTGTGTTCGCGTTTCTTTCCTCACTAGACAACTTATTGGCTGCCGTCTTAAATGTACCGCGTAGTTGACTTAGATCATCGAGTTTGAGAAGAGCCTGCACATCTCTAGCACGTGTAGCACCTTCACTCAGAATATATTTGATGATTTCACGCCGAGAGAGGGTGATCTCAGAGTGTTGGGCAATCTCGCTGAGAACAGCTCGAATTTCTGGATCATCTGGCTGAATAATAAGTTCTTTGGGCTTACTTAATCTTCTCTCAATTGTGACTATCTTGCCAAGTTTACATAATTCCAATTTGAGACGCACCAAAGATGCATTTGGAGAATCTCGTGCATCAACATGCGGACCGTGAGTCTTGAGAGAGAGAGAACCTGTACCTTTTCCAGCCAATCTTGATATGTTCCCTGTAAGCCCAAAGTCAATAGCATCCACAACGCCACTTTTTCCCGAGCCGTTTGGACCATGAATGACAAAATTTTTTCCATTAGGCTTCAAGGTAAGCTTTCTTATACCCCGGAACTCTTCAATATAAATCTCAATTAACTTGATCATTCTACAATATCCTCCTTACAAAAAATTGATGTAAGAGTGCTTGACTTTATTTTGTTGTCAGACTCCATAAGCTCATAGAGCTTCTCTGCCATATCATTCTCGAAGCTCTTTTCATGCCTGAGTTTTTCTATAAATTTATGTAATACCTCGTGGTACAGTTTTGATTTTGCCATGTGATCCTTTTGATTTCAATAAGGATATAAAGATACTGCAAACTTTCCTGATGTTTTTTAAGTCGAGTTCATTTGGTTGATTGCTTCAACAAAGATCGATAGCAGACAGTAAGATTAATGGTAAGAGAATATTTTGCATGATAACCTTCCTAAGGAGACATAGCCTAAACTTAAATATTTGCTAATGCAAGAATGCTTTTTGCTACATGCTTGACAGAGGTCATTTGTGCGAGTAACCTTATCCCTTAAGCCGTTTGGGTAGAACGGTGAACACACAGAACTCGAAAACGTTAGCGCTGTCCGCAGGTGTTTGCACCACCTACGAACAGCTGACCCCGCAAATCTAGCACGCAGATTGCGAGGCTACGGTCAATGGTACCCTAGCCCCCTCAGTTTGCACTTCAAGCGTGGGTGGCTAGGGTTTTCGCGTTCTGTCTTCCTACATCACAACTGGAGACAGAACCCATGTTTGACCATTTCGAACCCGACCCCAACGACACCCAAGAGGCCGGTTCCCTGCCGCTGCCGCCCAACTCTGGAGGCAGCAGCAGCGCCACCCGGCCCCTCACCCCCGAAAAAGTGCGCCACATGCTCTATGGCAGCCTCGCCGGGATCGATCGCACCATCAAGATCCTCCATAGCTTCGGCTATGCCGACCCCAACGACTGGAGCGATCCCATCCCCGTACCCCAGAGTGCCGCCAGCCCCACCTCCAAACCCAACCAGTGGATGGTGATCATGACCAAAACCGTGCTGCTGGAGTAGCCATTCAGTGCCAGGCGCGCTCCTAAAAACCAAGATCCCAGGGTTTTTCAAAAACCCTGGGATCTGCGCCACAGAACCATTTCGCGTCATTTATTCTGCGTTGTCGTCCATCAGCTCCACCAGGCGCGAAAACCAGTAGGCAATCTCTGGGTCGCAGCAGGTGGTCAATCGCGCAATCTCCCGCGCCAGTTGGTAAGTCGCCTCGCCCTTGGGATGGTGGCTCATCCCAGCGTGGCGCAGCAGATCCGCCTTCAGGTCGCCGGGGTAGGCAGGGGTGTGGTGGCGCGGATCCTCAATCATCTGATCGAGGATCGGCTGCCAGTCGATCGCCTGCTTTGAGCGTCTATGGGGAAGGGGAGTTTGCATAATGGCCTGCTTTTTTATAGATGGATGGATGTAGTTTTAGTATTCCCAGTGGGGGGGGTAGGGGGATAGGGAGAGTTTTAAGTGCATAGTTTTAAGTTTTAAGTTATTTCCGTACAACAGAAATTCAGAACTCAAAACTCAAAACTCAAAACTCTTCCTCCCCCCTTACCACTAATCAACCGGAGCATTCGCCACTTGCGCGGCGACATCGGCCAGGCTGAGCTGGGGCAGGGGCGTGGTGGTATCGGCGGCTTTCAGCACTTTGTAGATGGGGGCATCGAACTCGATCGCGCCCGTGGTCGAATTTTCACTGATCGTGAGGCGGGTGCCATCGACTAGGGAGGCAATTGCACCCTCCCCGCCTAGGTCAAGTCCGGCAACGGTGGCATCGGCGGGCAAAAATACGCCCGTGCAGGCCCAGTCGTCGTCGGTGGTTTGGCCAGCGCCCAGGTAGGCGATCTGGGGGGTGGCGGTTTTGCGATCGGGGTCGTAGCCGTAGACGCCGACGGTGGCGGCGGTGGTGTTGCTACAGATGCCGTAGTCTTCGCTGGTCTCCTGAATGTACTTTTGGAAGCGCAGGTCAGAGATTTTTTGGGCCAGGGAGGCGGCGCTGTACCCAGCGGCCTCCAGGTCGGCGTTGGGGTCGGCCTGGAGCTGGGTCAGTTCGCCCAGCGATTGGGTAATCTCGGCGTACTGGGGGCTCTTTTCGGCGATCGGGTCGGCGTTGGCGGGGCGGGCAACGCCGACCAGCACCAGCAGTACGCCCGCAAAGAGTAGAAAGCTCAAGGCATTTTTGAGGGTACGAAACATAGAAACAGTCTCCTTTTTTTGAGGGTTAAAACTTGCACAAATCCAAAACAACATCGGCACAGTAGGGTGGGCACCGCCCACCATCGCCAACTCGGCCACCGTCAACTCCCCTCAGCGAACCAGCAGTCGGTAGGTTTCGCTATCGACCAGGATGTAGAGGCCCAGACCAATGAGCACCGGGGGAACCAGGCAGTGACCGATGCGGGCGATGCGGTCGCGCACCAGCGGATGGCTGACCACCGCCAGGGCCAACCCATACCAGAGGGGAATCAGCAGGGCAAATACCAGCAGGGTCAGGCCCAGCTCGGCCCAGGTTTGGCCCGCAAACAGTGCCACATAGATGCCGATGTTGTCGCCGCCGTTGGCCAGGGTAATGCCTGCGATCGCCGCTATCTGAGCGTTGATCAGCCCAGGGGCCGCTACCCCCTGCACCTCGGCCTCGGCTTCTCGCTTGAGCCACTGCCGCAGCCCAATGGCGATGGGTACCAGACCCAGCAGACCAATGTAGGCTTTAGGCAGCACCAATCCACCAAAGAAACCGGGCAGACTGAGCGCCACCAGGGCGGCGAAGCCCAGGTAGCGACCCCAAAAAATCTGGCGGTAGGAGAATCGGCTGGGCACCTGAGAAAAGAACATCATTAATAGAACAAAGTCGTCTAGATTGGTGGCTACAAATGCGGCTGTGGCTTTGACTAGAGTTTGCAATGACCAGGACATAGGGCAGAGAAACTACCCATCTATTCCTTGAGGTGCAGGCACCGGCTGATCGATCGCCACCGACTGCGCCACCGACTGCGCCACCGACTGCGACAGTCGGGCGGCACTGCGCAGCAGATGAATGACACAGATGCCGATGATGGTGAGCGCCAGGGCGGTCAGGCCCCGATACTCCAGGGTGTGACTATCGACCAAAATCAGCCCGCCCAGGGCCATCAGCACAAAGGGCACCACCTGCGACCCGTAGCGGGTCAGCAGCGCCGAAATGGCTCCGACCTTGGTGAGCTGGTAGGCCACCAGGCACCACACCCCCACCAGCCCAAAGAACACCGCCAAAATAATTCCCAGCCCCAGCCCGTCGCAGTTGGCAAACATCGGCATATAGACACCGACGTTGTCGCCCCCGTTGGCCATCGTAATGGCCGCTACGCTGGTGGTCTGGGGAGATAGCCAGCTCGTCCCGCCGCTGGCGGGTGCTAGCAGCACCTCACCGCTGTCTTCGCCACTCGCTTCATCGAGATCGACCGAGAGCAGTTGGCTGAGGCCAATCACAATGGGCACCACCCCCAGCAGGCCAATCCAGGGCCGGGGGAACAGCAGGCTGCCAAAGAACCCCGGCAGGCTGAGGGCCACCAGACCCGCAAAGCCGACGTACTGCCCCGTCACAATGTGGCGCTTGCGCAGGGCCACCCCCACCTGGGAGAAAAACAGCATCAAAATGACGATGTCGTCCAGGTTGGTGGCGGCAAAGGCTGTGGCGCTGCGTAGCAGGGTCAGGCAAAGGTCAGAGATCATCGTTGCACCTCTGGTCAGAGCTTAGTGGACGTAGCCAGCTGACTCTCACCTTAAAGGGCACCCAATAAACAGAGCAAACACTCTTTTTTGTGTATTCGATAAATAGAATTTATGCAATAATTGATCAAGCTTTTTGTGCATTTCAGGTATCACAAAATTACCGCTATGAAAATTGAGCAACTGCGCGTTTTTATGGCGGTAGCCGAGCACTTACACTTTACCCGCGCAGCGGATTCTCTCTACATCACTCAGCCCGCCGTTAGTGCCTCTATCCAAACCCTTGAGGAGGAATATGGCGTCAAGTTGTTTCACCGTATCGGTCGTCACATTGAGCTGACCGACGCGGGAGAAATGCTGCAAATTGAAGCCCAAAAAATTCTCGATCAGGTGGAGCTAACCGCCCAGGGATTGCGCGAACTAAACGATTTGCAGCGGGGAGAGTTAAAGATCGGCAGTAGCCTCACAGTGGGCAACTACTGGCTCCCCCACAAAATCAGCCACTATAAGCAGCAGTACCCCGGTATTTCCATCAAATGCACCATCGCCAATGCCGAAGAAATCATTAGCGGCACCGTCACCGGAATGTTCGATCTGGGATTGGTCACGGGCGAGGTCAAACCCTCCCTCAGCCAAAACCTAGCGGTATCGGTGATTGGGCAGGACGTGGTGGCCATCGTCGTGGGGCAAAGCCACCCCTGGTTTGAGCGCGATCGGGTTGCTCTCCCCGAACTCACCAACACCTGCTGGATCACCCGCGAACCCGGATCGGGCTCTCGCTATATGTTTGAGCGATCGCTCCAGAACTGGGGCATTGACCCCAGCACCCTGGAGATCAGCCTCATTCTCACCACCAGCGAAATGATCAAAGCGGTGGTGGAAGGCGGTATCGGTGCGGCGGCACTGCCGCGATCGATCGTGCGATCGGAGCTAAAGCTCGGCACCCTGAAAGCGATCGCCGTTGTCGATGACATCGACAATCCTCAGCACACCTACGAAATGACCCAGCCCGTGATTTTGCTGCGCCACCAAAAGCGATTTCACACCCGAGTTTCTAAGGCCTTTGAGGAGATTTTGGTAGGGGGGTGAGAAGGTGCGAACGTGGGAGCGTTGAACGTGTGAACGTTTTGGGGGGGTGTTGTAAATAGATTAGTTATAGGAATCTGAATATTTTCAATTGTCAAACACTTCCTACTCCCTATCCGGCACTAAATCCTCTAGCTCGATCACTGTACTCGTCCCCTCTCCGGTGATCAAAGGTAATCGTCCGTCCCATTTTTGCAGGGCTTCATACTTGAGAATGCTGGGCGTTAAGGTTTCCTGCAAAATTTGGTGGGCTTCGGCGGTGCCTCGGGCTAAATTGATCTCAATTTCGGCCTGGCGCAGGGCTTTTTTGGCCACAAACTCGGCCTGTTTTGCCTCCTGCACAGCAATTTGTTTGGCTTCCACCGCGTCGCGAAACTGCTTGGAAAAATGAATGGTGGTCAGCGACACGTCATCAATGGCCAGGTTGTAGGGGGCGAGGCGCGATCGCAGCCCCGCATCCACCTCCGCCTTCACCTGATCTCGCTGGGTGATCACCTCCTCAGCGGTGTAGTGGGCGATCACCGCCTTGATCACCTCTTCGATCGCCGGGTTAAGAATCGCCAGGACAATGTCCTCTTCATCCCCGATCTGCTGAAAAACGGCGTTGGCCTTTTGGGGCAAAATGTGCCAGTTGAGCGCCACATCGCTAAACACATCCTGCAAATCCTTCGACGCCGCTTCGGTGGCAATTTCCTGCTTTTGCACCCGAGTCGTCAGCAGCTCCACCGAATCCACCAGGGGAATCACAAAGTGCAGCCCCTCACCGAGAATTTGCTCCTGCACCTGCCCAAACCGCAGCCACACCCCCCGCTCCCCCGCTGGCACCACCACCCAAAAGCTAGCCGCCAGGGCTAGACCCACGAGGCCCAGTAAAATCCACGCCGCCAGCGTGGCCCCACTGTTAAGGCCTGCGGTCGGTTCAGATAGGGCGCGATCGCGGGTGTCTTTAGATCCAAGATCGACCAAGAGGAAGCTCCCAAAAACATTGATTAAGGCGTCAGCATTTTCTTGGCTAAGTGGCTCGGGTGGTGGGTTACTACGTTCACACGTTCGCACGTTCACACGTTCAAGTTTTTCAAACAAAAGTCTCACCCCCCACTCCCTACATCACCCCAAACCCCTTCACCGTCGCCGGGGCCGAAAACAGCACGTACAGCACCCCGGCCCCCAGCAGTGTCACGATCAGGCTAAACAAAATTACCCAGCGGCGGTTGGGTTCGTAGGTGTCGGTTTCAATCGCATCGAGCACCGAGAAATAGTGCCAGGTAGACAGTATCACCGTGATCAAACCAATGCAGCAGAGGGCCAGACCCACCAGCCAGCCCTGCCCGGTGCCCGGCACATCCGGCGAAACCAGGTAGCGAAGTCGGGCGATCAGCACCCCAAAGCCAATCAGCGCCACCCCTGTGCGCATCCAGGCCAGGTAGGTGCGCTCGTTGGCTAGGTGGTCGCGGGTGCGGGAGGTCGGTTTTTTGATCGGGCTCAGGTTGGGGTTGCCTTCTAGATGGCTATCTTGCTGGGAATTGGTGGTAGACGACGGTTGGGTCATTCAGGGTGGGGGGTGGGGAGTAGGGGGTAGGGGGTAGGGGGTTAGACCTACGTGTCGTAGCAAATCCGAGTCGCATAACCCCGATTCCCAAAAGGCCAAACTGTAGGGGCAAACGGTTGTTTGCCCTGCTAAATCGGGGGTTAGCCAAGGAGGATTTGGTATCACAGGCGTTCTAAAACTCCCTGGGGGGTTGCAGAACGCTTGCGATGGAACGCCTAGACGTTGGGATCGCGTCCCGTGGCCACCGGCAGATCGGGCTGGGCAGAATATTCCGTCCAGGAACCCTCGTAGAGCCGCACATTGGGATAGCCCAGCACGTGCTTCAGCACCACGTATTGCAGCGAGGCTTCCCGTCCAGTGCTACAGGTCACGATGATGTTATCGTTGCGGCCAACCTCTCGACGGGCCAGCAGAGCACGGATCTCATCCAGGGCCTTGAGCTGGTGGAAGTTGTCTTCGCCCACGGTGAAGGTGGGCCAGGGAATGTTTTTCGCACCGGGGATGTGGCCGTTGCGAATGAACACGTCCTCTTCGCCAGCGAACAGGGCGGGCGGGCGGGGGTCGATGAAGGTGACGCGGGCGCTGCGGTCGCGCACAATCGATCGCACCTGATCGAGCGAGACACGGATGGCGCTGTTGTCTTGCAGGCTGAAGTTGCCGCGATCGTACTGAGGAAACTCCTTGGTGGTGGGCAGTCCGGCATCTTTGTAAGCCTTAAAGCCACCGTCGAGCACCGACACTCGGCCCGGATGGCCGCTGCGCTCCAGCAGGTAGGCCACCTGGGTGCTGCCCAAAATGCTGTTGCCGTCGGAGTAGATCACCACATGGCTGTTGCTGTTCACCCCAGATTCCTGGAATAGCGACTCAATCTTTTGCTGCTCCCAAAACTGCACCGGCAGCCGCCCGTTGGGGCCACGGAAGGTGTTTTCGGCG encodes the following:
- a CDS encoding LysR family transcriptional regulator, giving the protein MKIEQLRVFMAVAEHLHFTRAADSLYITQPAVSASIQTLEEEYGVKLFHRIGRHIELTDAGEMLQIEAQKILDQVELTAQGLRELNDLQRGELKIGSSLTVGNYWLPHKISHYKQQYPGISIKCTIANAEEIISGTVTGMFDLGLVTGEVKPSLSQNLAVSVIGQDVVAIVVGQSHPWFERDRVALPELTNTCWITREPGSGSRYMFERSLQNWGIDPSTLEISLILTTSEMIKAVVEGGIGAAALPRSIVRSELKLGTLKAIAVVDDIDNPQHTYEMTQPVILLRHQKRFHTRVSKAFEEILVGG
- a CDS encoding cadmium resistance transporter, giving the protein MSWSLQTLVKATAAFVATNLDDFVLLMMFFSQVPSRFSYRQIFWGRYLGFAALVALSLPGFFGGLVLPKAYIGLLGLVPIAIGLRQWLKREAEAEVQGVAAPGLINAQIAAIAGITLANGGDNIGIYVALFAGQTWAELGLTLLVFALLIPLWYGLALAVVSHPLVRDRIARIGHCLVPPVLIGLGLYILVDSETYRLLVR
- a CDS encoding cadmium resistance transporter, which gives rise to MISDLCLTLLRSATAFAATNLDDIVILMLFFSQVGVALRKRHIVTGQYVGFAGLVALSLPGFFGSLLFPRPWIGLLGVVPIVIGLSQLLSVDLDEASGEDSGEVLLAPASGGTSWLSPQTTSVAAITMANGGDNVGVYMPMFANCDGLGLGIILAVFFGLVGVWCLVAYQLTKVGAISALLTRYGSQVVPFVLMALGGLILVDSHTLEYRGLTALALTIIGICVIHLLRSAARLSQSVAQSVAQSVAIDQPVPAPQGIDG
- a CDS encoding DUF5615 family PIN-like protein — encoded protein: MIKLLADENLDNTIIRGLLRRNPDIDIVRVQDIDLSGEDDPIVLEWAANEGRVLLTHDVATITRFAYERLVNNLAMPGVIEIHTDASIGRVIEDLFMVLECATSGDLDGQIYYLPL
- a CDS encoding AAA family ATPase; the encoded protein is MIKLIEIYIEEFRGIRKLTLKPNGKNFVIHGPNGSGKSGVVDAIDFGLTGNISRLAGKGTGSLSLKTHGPHVDARDSPNASLVRLKLELCKLGKIVTIERRLSKPKELIIQPDDPEIRAVLSEIAQHSEITLSRREIIKYILSEGATRARDVQALLKLDDLSQLRGTFKTAANKLSSEERNANTNFTAAANDLKQHLGVQQLTVETILSAINSKRQILNLPDLIELTEATKVSDGLDTQSDVVQPFSQSTALSDLDSLEKHLKSPDVLSCVSECVVQFDFLNQDLDLLQQLKRANFYKQGLDLFTEDEDACPLCDTEWEFDSLVVHIQMKIERAKTAQVTCDNLVKAASRLQTHIRRTVELLRRAKNIACAVGKNEEGENLDEWASMLESTALKIAKIEGLLEAEDEVRKLYKQTNSKFTDAISAVHSAVLARPNNSRELEARDFLIIAEERRQKCREAKYEVNRKKQASDAASIALKMYNKAVEETLGGLYSQVESNLADYYCFVNHEDESQFRAKLEHKEATLNLEVDFYSRGLFPPSAYHSEGHQDSMGLCLYLALMRQLLRDEFTFVVLDDVVMSVDTQHRREVCRLFKEKFPGTQFVLTTHEQAWHRQMVAHGLISRKSSVIFRSWTVEHGPLAAESPEIWAEIDEDLRNNNVSAAAAKLRRHLEYVAREIAEPLRAQVTFKGDGNYDLGGLLPSALSRIPQYLKTAKKAAQSWKDNDAEKRAEVLLSDFQARQKAVSMEQWAINPAVHYNEWENFSREDFMPVVKAYRELLSLIYCEQCETWLYVSPLRGDGESFRCTCARTNLNLKNK
- a CDS encoding sulfurtransferase; the protein is MLKQLRSWKIQLVAFLVAAIAVVTLPGLVQPSRAATTIDFVTPQWVAQHSRDGNLRILDVRANPLDYINSHIPGAVNIAENTFRGPNGRLPVQFWEQQKIESLFQESGVNSNSHVVIYSDGNSILGSTQVAYLLERSGHPGRVSVLDGGFKAYKDAGLPTTKEFPQYDRGNFSLQDNSAIRVSLDQVRSIVRDRSARVTFIDPRPPALFAGEEDVFIRNGHIPGAKNIPWPTFTVGEDNFHQLKALDEIRALLARREVGRNDNIIVTCSTGREASLQYVVLKHVLGYPNVRLYEGSWTEYSAQPDLPVATGRDPNV
- a CDS encoding prohibitin family protein gives rise to the protein MVDLGSKDTRDRALSEPTAGLNSGATLAAWILLGLVGLALAASFWVVVPAGERGVWLRFGQVQEQILGEGLHFVIPLVDSVELLTTRVQKQEIATEAASKDLQDVFSDVALNWHILPQKANAVFQQIGDEEDIVLAILNPAIEEVIKAVIAHYTAEEVITQRDQVKAEVDAGLRSRLAPYNLAIDDVSLTTIHFSKQFRDAVEAKQIAVQEAKQAEFVAKKALRQAEIEINLARGTAEAHQILQETLTPSILKYEALQKWDGRLPLITGEGTSTVIELEDLVPDRE
- a CDS encoding YidH family protein → MTQPSSTTNSQQDSHLEGNPNLSPIKKPTSRTRDHLANERTYLAWMRTGVALIGFGVLIARLRYLVSPDVPGTGQGWLVGLALCCIGLITVILSTWHYFSVLDAIETDTYEPNRRWVILFSLIVTLLGAGVLYVLFSAPATVKGFGVM
- a CDS encoding DUF433 domain-containing protein encodes the protein MALAIKAEPLPLATSSDGTVRVGGTRVTLDTIVAVFKHGATAEEIVHRYPSLKLGDVYASIAFYLNHQEDVEEYLQQRQQQAQEIRQMNEARFDPQGLRDRLLARRVEQQE
- a CDS encoding cadmium resistance transporter, whose product is MDWIVPTVMLGAATATATTFDDNIYLTMFFSKTNRTFRPRHVVVGEVLGFSVLVAISLLGFLAGLMIDHVWIGLLGFLPIAIGVNALLSRQTMDEDETVDVSIANPTNPHYRKVRQTSLWHTLRDPQTYKVSAVTLANGGNNLAIYIPLFASTTLPRLGIILAVCYAAIGLWLTLSYSLVRQPQLAFIMARYVRRAFPFVLIWLGANILIDSGSHQLFAALVPGL